In one window of Candidatus Kinetoplastibacterium blastocrithidii (ex Strigomonas culicis) DNA:
- the prfB gene encoding peptide chain release factor 2 (programmed frameshift), whose protein sequence is MDIENKNQIITRLKDYAQRELDLRRYLEYNKKLERLHIINTELEDPKLWDNVSCAQNLNREKKYLEEIINTLEFLHNEINDSIDLFYISEIDNDFKTIRSLENNMDLFYSKIKEMEFCRMFVNKTDKLNCFLDIQSGAGGTEAQDWASMLLRQYLRYAERKGFSSEIITESTGEIAGIKSSTIRIIGEYAFGYFRTETGVHRLVRKSPFNSSGGRHTSFASIFVYPEIDDSFDILINPNDLRIDTYRASGAGGQHINKTDSAVRITHNSTGIVVQCQSDRSQHRNKAEAMQMLKSKLYDLEMRNRMAEQKKLEDSKTDVGWGNQIRSYVLDKSRIKDLRTNVEVSNVQKILDGDLDVFIHESLKMGI, encoded by the exons ATGGATATAGAAAACAAAAATCAAATAATCACAAGACTTAAAGATTACGCACAAAGAGAATTAGACCTTCGGAGGTATCTT GAGTACAATAAAAAACTAGAACGATTGCATATCATAAATACTGAATTAGAAGATCCTAAATTATGGGATAATGTGAGTTGTGCCCAAAACCTAAATAGAGAGAAGAAATATTTAGAGGAGATTATAAACACTCTAGAATTTCTACACAATGAAATAAATGATTCTATAGATCTATTTTACATATCAGAAATAGATAATGATTTTAAAACAATAAGATCCTTAGAAAATAATATGGATCTGTTTTATAGCAAAATAAAAGAAATGGAATTTTGCAGAATGTTTGTTAACAAAACAGACAAGCTAAATTGTTTTTTAGATATACAATCAGGAGCCGGTGGAACAGAAGCACAAGACTGGGCATCAATGCTATTAAGGCAATATCTTAGGTATGCAGAAAGGAAAGGCTTTAGCTCTGAAATTATAACAGAGTCAACAGGAGAAATTGCTGGAATTAAATCATCTACAATTAGAATTATTGGAGAATATGCATTTGGTTATTTTAGAACTGAAACAGGTGTTCATCGTTTAGTTAGAAAAAGCCCATTCAATTCTTCTGGTGGTAGACATACTTCATTTGCAAGTATATTTGTATACCCAGAAATAGATGACTCCTTTGATATTTTGATTAATCCAAACGATTTAAGAATAGATACCTATAGAGCTAGTGGTGCTGGTGGACAACATATTAATAAAACAGATTCAGCCGTACGCATTACACATAATTCCACAGGAATAGTTGTTCAATGTCAGAGTGATAGATCACAACACAGAAATAAGGCAGAAGCTATGCAAATGCTAAAGTCAAAATTATATGATTTAGAAATGCGTAATAGGATGGCTGAACAAAAAAAACTAGAAGACTCAAAAACAGATGTTGGATGGGGCAATCAAATACGCTCATATGTATTAGATAAGAGCAGAATAAAAGATCTGAGAACAAATGTAGAAGTCTCCAATGTACAAAAAATCCTTGATGGAGATTTAGATGTATTTATTCACGAAAGCCTAAAGATGGGCATTTAA
- a CDS encoding YigZ family protein: protein MRTIDDVCKYVKLVKKSRFLVKAVSVNHVYEADNFLCSNKNSLATHNCWAYRINDLYRFCDDKEPFGTAGRPILQAIDGLKLNKIAVLVARWFGGVKLGKGGLMRAYKSSVEDCLSQVNLIEIIDTVIIKCILSVKDAHIIYNPCESISIISDSFNNDSYEFVIKIQKDKVGDLKNRINKLSKDNSLFYCLDSTKTN, encoded by the coding sequence ATGAGAACTATTGATGATGTTTGTAAATATGTAAAATTGGTAAAGAAAAGTCGTTTCTTAGTTAAAGCAGTTTCAGTAAATCATGTTTATGAAGCTGATAATTTTTTATGTTCTAATAAAAATAGTCTTGCAACTCATAATTGTTGGGCTTATCGTATAAATGATTTATATCGTTTCTGTGATGATAAAGAGCCATTTGGTACTGCTGGTAGACCAATACTTCAAGCAATAGATGGTCTTAAACTAAATAAAATCGCTGTTTTGGTTGCCAGATGGTTTGGTGGAGTAAAGCTTGGGAAAGGTGGTCTTATGAGGGCTTATAAATCTTCTGTTGAGGATTGTCTGTCTCAAGTTAATTTAATCGAGATTATAGATACAGTAATAATAAAATGTATACTATCAGTCAAAGATGCTCACATTATATACAATCCATGCGAAAGTATAAGTATAATTTCTGACAGTTTCAATAATGATAGTTATGAGTTTGTTATCAAAATTCAAAAAGACAAAGTAGGTGATCTAAAAAATAGAATCAATAAATTATCTAAGGATAATTCACTGTTTTACTGCCTAGACAGTACTAAAACAAACTAA
- the tadA gene encoding tRNA adenosine(34) deaminase TadA, protein MIILNDFDKSMLSLALKQAEIAYRKGEVPVGAVIVNDDYIPVAFGYNRTITDHDPTAHAEIVAIRLLANKINNYRLNGMSMYVTLEPCVMCMGAILNSRLAKVIYGARDFKTGSCGGVLDIASIKEINHHTAVFDGSSLNDCSYIMKNFFYNLRRKKKN, encoded by the coding sequence ATGATTATATTGAATGATTTTGATAAATCTATGCTTTCTCTAGCATTGAAACAGGCAGAAATAGCCTATCGCAAAGGGGAAGTACCTGTTGGTGCAGTTATAGTTAATGATGATTATATACCAGTTGCTTTTGGTTACAACAGAACAATAACTGATCACGATCCAACAGCACATGCTGAGATTGTTGCTATAAGATTATTAGCTAATAAAATTAATAATTATAGATTAAATGGCATGAGCATGTATGTAACTTTAGAGCCATGTGTAATGTGTATGGGTGCAATTTTAAATTCTAGATTAGCTAAAGTTATTTATGGAGCTAGAGATTTTAAAACAGGTTCTTGTGGTGGGGTTTTAGATATAGCATCTATTAAAGAGATTAATCATCATACAGCTGTTTTTGACGGTAGCTCATTAAATGATTGTAGCTATATAATGAAAAATTTTTTTTATAATCTACGTAGAAAAAAAAAGAACTAA
- the queE gene encoding 7-carboxy-7-deazaguanine synthase, translating into MTYSVKEIFKTLQGEGFYTGRAAVFCRFTGCNFWNGNNPDRINSVCKFCDTDFIGINGCNGGKFRSASLLVKEISRVWGEGDFSRYVVLTGGEPLLQLDSDLLNELHNNGFEVGVETNGSIIPPKNIDWICVSPKDLNHMVLREGNELKLVFPQDSICPDNFINMDFQHFYLQPMYSDNLSLNIDLAVDYCKKNPKWRLSLQTHKYIGIP; encoded by the coding sequence ATGACGTATTCTGTAAAAGAAATTTTTAAAACACTACAAGGTGAAGGATTTTATACGGGAAGAGCTGCTGTATTTTGCAGATTTACTGGTTGTAATTTTTGGAATGGAAATAATCCAGATCGTATTAATTCAGTATGTAAATTTTGCGATACTGATTTTATTGGTATAAATGGTTGTAATGGTGGCAAATTCAGATCTGCCAGTCTACTTGTTAAAGAGATATCTAGAGTATGGGGAGAAGGTGATTTTAGCCGTTATGTTGTATTAACTGGAGGTGAGCCGTTACTACAACTGGATAGTGATCTATTAAATGAATTACATAATAATGGATTCGAGGTTGGTGTTGAGACAAACGGTAGTATTATTCCTCCTAAGAATATAGATTGGATTTGTGTTAGTCCTAAGGATTTAAATCATATGGTTTTAAGAGAGGGCAATGAGTTAAAATTAGTTTTCCCTCAAGATAGTATTTGCCCAGATAATTTTATTAATATGGATTTTCAACATTTTTATTTGCAGCCTATGTATAGTGATAATCTATCCTTAAATATTGATTTAGCAGTTGATTATTGTAAAAAAAACCCAAAGTGGAGACTAAGTCTTCAAACACATAAATACATAGGGATACCATGA
- the tsaD gene encoding tRNA (adenosine(37)-N6)-threonylcarbamoyltransferase complex transferase subunit TsaD, which translates to MIILGFESSCDDTCVAVFSTNLGLVSNIVHTQKNTHIEYGGIVPELASRDHLSYIVQLTKKAMSDIDLDFCDINAVAYTAGPGLLGSLLVGSSFAKSIAWSLSKPSIPINHLEGHLLSPLITNQDLKFPFICLLVSGGNTMIVLVKDFCDYYVLGDTLDDAAGEAFDKIAKLIGLTPCTGLELSKLADDGDSSCFDFPRPMLRTNDLNFSFSGLKTSVMLKIKKLKSNGNFDYSTKANIAASVQDAITDILVHKVILAVKKTGINNVAISGGVSANKILRNKLIFALNPLGGNVYLPDIELCTDNAAMIAFAASYRIKSGLVDFTNIADLNHVISRWGIEDINR; encoded by the coding sequence ATGATAATTCTTGGATTTGAAAGTTCTTGCGATGATACTTGTGTTGCTGTTTTCTCTACAAATTTAGGATTAGTCTCTAATATTGTTCATACTCAAAAGAATACACATATTGAATATGGAGGGATAGTCCCGGAGTTGGCATCTAGAGATCATTTGAGTTATATAGTACAACTAACTAAGAAAGCAATGAGTGATATAGATTTAGATTTCTGTGATATTAATGCTGTAGCTTATACCGCTGGCCCTGGTTTATTAGGTTCCTTACTAGTTGGTTCTAGTTTTGCTAAGTCTATTGCTTGGTCTTTGAGCAAACCATCCATACCTATAAACCATTTGGAAGGACACTTGTTATCTCCTTTAATTACAAACCAAGATTTGAAGTTTCCTTTCATTTGTCTCTTGGTATCTGGTGGTAATACAATGATCGTTCTAGTTAAAGACTTTTGTGACTATTATGTGCTAGGTGATACATTAGATGATGCGGCAGGAGAGGCTTTTGATAAGATTGCCAAACTAATAGGTTTGACGCCATGTACTGGATTAGAGTTGTCAAAATTGGCTGATGATGGTGATAGTAGTTGTTTCGATTTTCCAAGACCAATGTTAAGAACCAATGATCTTAATTTCAGTTTCAGTGGATTAAAAACTTCAGTGATGCTGAAAATTAAAAAATTAAAATCAAATGGTAATTTTGATTATTCTACAAAAGCAAATATAGCAGCATCAGTGCAAGATGCTATAACTGATATATTAGTTCATAAGGTCATTCTTGCAGTCAAGAAGACTGGTATAAATAATGTTGCTATTTCTGGTGGCGTAAGTGCCAATAAAATTTTAAGAAATAAATTAATCTTTGCTTTAAATCCTCTAGGTGGTAATGTTTATTTACCAGACATTGAACTATGTACTGATAATGCAGCCATGATAGCATTTGCTGCTTCATATAGAATAAAATCTGGTCTAGTTGATTTTACAAATATTGCAGATCTAAATCATGTTATATCAAGATGGGGTATAGAGGATATTAATAGATAA
- a CDS encoding 6-pyruvoyl trahydropterin synthase family protein, which translates to MISISRKLEFDAGHRIQNHKGKCNNIHGHRYSLIVTLEGEISKSATSSDYGMLMDFADVKIIALKNIIEVWDHGFLVSNDDYEILNLLKSLTNHKTVILNKVPTVENLAIIAYETLKPLYSNHYGNKLSLKKVCLYETPNCWSEYIG; encoded by the coding sequence ATGATTTCAATCTCAAGAAAACTGGAATTTGATGCCGGCCACAGAATACAAAATCATAAAGGAAAATGCAATAATATTCACGGACATAGATATTCATTAATAGTTACATTGGAAGGAGAAATTTCTAAATCAGCTACAAGCAGTGATTATGGCATGTTAATGGATTTTGCTGATGTTAAGATTATAGCGTTAAAAAATATAATAGAAGTTTGGGACCATGGATTTTTAGTATCTAATGATGATTATGAAATTTTAAACTTATTAAAATCTTTAACCAATCATAAAACTGTAATTTTAAATAAAGTGCCAACTGTTGAAAATTTAGCAATTATTGCTTATGAAACATTAAAACCTCTATATAGCAATCATTATGGGAATAAATTGAGTTTAAAAAAAGTTTGCCTATATGAAACTCCTAATTGTTGGTCAGAGTATATTGGTTAA
- the trxA gene encoding thioredoxin, which yields MSVIELNKKSFHETIENNDTVIIDFWAPWCGPCKSFAPIFENAAQQNTSAIFAKINVDIEKELASELKISSIPTIVIFHKKKQVYSKPGSININKINELIQKSQEGEIIIS from the coding sequence ATGAGCGTGATAGAACTAAATAAAAAATCATTTCATGAAACTATAGAAAATAATGATACAGTAATTATAGATTTCTGGGCTCCTTGGTGTGGACCGTGCAAGAGTTTTGCTCCCATATTTGAAAACGCAGCACAACAAAATACTTCCGCTATATTTGCAAAAATAAATGTAGATATTGAAAAAGAGCTGGCTTCAGAATTAAAGATCAGTTCAATACCAACTATAGTTATATTCCATAAGAAGAAACAGGTATATTCAAAACCAGGATCTATAAATATCAATAAAATAAATGAACTTATTCAAAAATCACAAGAAGGTGAAATCATTATTTCATAA